In Campylobacter concisus, a single window of DNA contains:
- a CDS encoding 2-hydroxymuconate tautomerase family protein, which yields MPFVKICVTKEGDSPSVEQKEKMISGVTKLISEILGRNAQNTVVIIDEIDTNNYGIAGESVKNLRKKQKEQKEVKC from the coding sequence ATGCCGTTTGTAAAAATTTGTGTGACAAAAGAAGGTGATAGTCCGAGTGTAGAGCAAAAAGAGAAGATGATAAGCGGAGTCACTAAACTAATAAGCGAAATTTTAGGAAGAAATGCTCAAAATACTGTTGTTATCATTGACGAGATAGACACTAATAATTACGGTATAGCAGGAGAGAGTGTGAAAAATCTTCGTAAAAAACAAAAAGAGCAAAAGGAAGTAAAATGCTAA